The Metabacillus sp. B2-18 genome has a window encoding:
- a CDS encoding LTA synthase family protein, which yields MSNLRQKNLDVFNHFWGFLFLAVFFLWIKTFIIQLTQFDLGLENTIQQFLLFLNPLGSSIFLLGFSFLFKGRKKYLGLIIIDFLLTILLYANTLYYRFFNDFITLPTLMQTQNFGDVSSSVPTLIKPYDILYFIDILALIILLSLRFVKIEKRVTSKRKVAVLYSAALVISMINLVLAESDRPQLLTRGFDRNYIVKYLGMYNYTLYDAVQSTKASAQRVLADSDELTEVINFTKANYAEPNPKYFGAGKGMNVIYLHLESMQNFLIDYKLNGEEVTPFLNSLTNEENTLYFDNFFHQTAQGKTSDAEFMVENSLYGLPQGSAFTTKGLNTYQAAPAILGQQGYTSAVFHPNSGTFWNRNEIYKSLGYNNFFDESYYQIKDENKADYGLEDKPFFDQSIQFLESLPQPFYTKFITVSHHYPYNMDQEEATIAPHTTGDRSVDNYFQTARYADEALKQFFTYLKKSGLYDNSIIIMYGDHYGISQNHNKAMEKVIGKEVTPLEGAGLQRVPLFIRVPGIEGGVRHQYGGQIDLLPTLLHLLGIDTKEYVHFGTDLLSEQHKQIVPFRNGDFVSPSITFVDGKYYDSNTGTELKEAQIDEAKKVRESVENKLLLSDKVVNGDLLRFHIPENFTPVDRSKYNYNYYSNKALE from the coding sequence ATGAGTAACTTGCGTCAAAAGAATCTAGATGTCTTTAATCATTTCTGGGGTTTTTTGTTTTTAGCTGTATTTTTTCTCTGGATAAAAACATTTATTATTCAATTAACACAGTTTGACTTAGGATTAGAAAATACAATTCAGCAGTTTTTATTATTTCTGAATCCATTAGGGTCTTCCATATTTTTATTAGGATTTTCTTTCTTATTTAAAGGGAGAAAAAAGTATTTAGGGCTTATTATCATTGATTTTCTGTTAACAATTCTTTTATATGCAAATACCTTATATTACCGTTTCTTTAATGACTTTATCACTTTACCTACGTTAATGCAGACACAGAATTTTGGGGATGTAAGTAGCAGTGTCCCTACATTAATAAAGCCATACGATATTCTATACTTTATTGATATTTTAGCTTTAATCATATTACTCTCTCTTCGCTTTGTAAAAATTGAAAAACGAGTAACAAGTAAACGGAAGGTTGCTGTTTTATATTCAGCTGCTCTAGTAATATCGATGATTAATTTAGTATTAGCTGAATCGGATCGACCACAATTACTAACAAGAGGATTTGACAGAAACTATATTGTGAAGTATTTGGGTATGTATAATTATACTCTCTATGATGCAGTCCAAAGTACAAAGGCATCGGCACAAAGAGTTTTAGCAGATAGTGACGAATTGACCGAAGTAATAAATTTTACAAAAGCGAATTATGCTGAACCAAATCCGAAATATTTTGGGGCAGGAAAAGGTATGAATGTAATCTACCTACACCTTGAGTCGATGCAAAACTTCCTGATTGACTACAAACTTAATGGTGAAGAAGTAACACCGTTCTTAAATTCATTAACTAATGAAGAAAATACTCTTTATTTTGATAATTTTTTTCACCAAACTGCTCAAGGTAAAACATCTGATGCAGAATTTATGGTGGAGAACTCTTTATATGGACTACCACAAGGTTCAGCTTTTACCACAAAAGGTTTAAATACGTACCAGGCTGCACCAGCTATTTTAGGTCAGCAAGGCTATACATCAGCTGTATTCCACCCGAATTCCGGGACCTTTTGGAACCGAAATGAAATATATAAATCGTTAGGATACAACAATTTTTTTGATGAAAGCTACTATCAAATAAAAGACGAAAACAAAGCAGATTACGGTTTAGAGGACAAGCCATTTTTTGACCAGTCAATTCAGTTCTTGGAATCATTACCTCAGCCATTCTATACAAAATTTATAACAGTATCACATCATTATCCTTATAATATGGATCAAGAAGAAGCTACAATCGCACCTCATACAACTGGTGATAGGTCAGTAGATAATTATTTTCAAACAGCTCGTTATGCAGATGAAGCATTAAAACAATTCTTTACGTATTTGAAGAAGTCTGGCTTATATGATAATTCCATCATTATTATGTATGGAGATCATTACGGTATTTCCCAAAATCACAATAAAGCGATGGAGAAAGTGATTGGAAAAGAAGTAACACCATTAGAAGGTGCAGGTTTACAAAGAGTACCATTATTTATACGTGTTCCTGGTATAGAGGGTGGTGTTCGTCATCAATATGGCGGACAAATTGATCTTCTTCCAACACTACTTCATTTATTGGGAATTGATACCAAAGAATATGTCCATTTTGGTACAGATCTATTATCTGAACAGCATAAACAAATTGTTCCTTTCCGAAATGGTGATTTCGTAAGTCCGTCCATCACTTTTGTTGATGGGAAATATTATGATTCTAATACTGGTACGGAACTAAAAGAGGCCCAGATCGATGAGGCTAAAAAGGTTCGAGAAAGTGTGGAGAACAAATTGTTATTATCA
- a CDS encoding COX15/CtaA family protein, with protein MKNTFSLFTIFITIAALILGNLVVATNSGDACGTDYPFCNGQLIPDITNYHIIIEYSHRLFTMLLGFIILINFIIAWKKSKNRTIRLFSLFTLSLLFIQSLIGGLNVLFGTPTGFTTLDVMFSLFLLISLIFLHVGLNVSSFDKKTNVIRQPLIKGFFFLLVEILIGALFKHFELSQQIFQISTNRFNLSYLTYFIHGILGLLILFYISYAVFLTFKWEVFKKKATLLISLTFLTTIGGFISKSEQISPFTSSVHMILTILTLALLSYMTAICFFNQMKK; from the coding sequence ATGAAAAATACATTCTCCCTATTCACTATTTTTATTACAATCGCAGCCCTAATATTAGGAAATTTAGTCGTTGCTACTAATTCAGGAGATGCTTGTGGTACAGATTATCCATTCTGCAATGGACAACTCATTCCTGACATTACTAATTATCATATTATTATCGAATATTCACATCGCTTATTCACAATGTTACTTGGATTTATTATCCTTATTAACTTCATAATTGCATGGAAAAAATCAAAGAATAGGACAATCCGTCTCTTCTCTCTATTCACATTATCTTTGTTGTTTATCCAGTCATTGATTGGAGGATTGAATGTTTTATTTGGAACTCCAACTGGTTTTACAACACTTGATGTCATGTTTAGTTTGTTCTTATTAATTTCACTAATCTTTCTTCATGTTGGTTTAAATGTATCATCCTTTGATAAGAAAACTAACGTGATCAGACAGCCATTAATAAAAGGATTCTTCTTTCTTTTAGTTGAAATCTTAATTGGTGCTTTGTTTAAACATTTTGAACTTAGCCAACAGATTTTTCAAATTAGTACGAACAGATTCAATCTTTCTTACCTTACTTATTTCATACATGGGATTTTAGGGTTGCTTATTTTATTTTACATAAGTTATGCTGTCTTTCTTACTTTTAAATGGGAAGTTTTTAAAAAGAAGGCAACACTCTTAATTTCTTTAACCTTCCTTACAACAATAGGTGGGTTCATATCCAAATCAGAACAGATAAGTCCCTTCACTTCTTCAGTTCACATGATTTTAACAATTTTGACTTTAGCACTCCTTAGTTACATGACAGCTATATGTTTTTTTAATCAAATGAAAAAGTGA
- a CDS encoding cation diffusion facilitator family transporter has protein sequence MPKKHTSTQNTKLAFFLNLAFTIIEYIGGFLTNSMAILSDATHDLGDSISLGTSWYLQRISNKESDGKYSFGYKRFSTLGALISGIVLTIGSIIILIKSVPRLFNPTHPDAQGMLWLALLGVAMNGFAAWKLYKGDSMNESVLSWHLLEDLLGWVGVLIISIVLMFKDIHILDPILSIVISTFVLINVIRKLMKTMKVFLNAVPDGINLESIQKKMMEVDRVKKVSHLHIWSIDGEVNAMSVHLYLSENMCSKENEELKNQIRDSVSDLKVTHSIIETHLLK, from the coding sequence TTGCCGAAAAAACATACTTCAACTCAGAACACAAAACTAGCCTTCTTTCTTAACTTAGCTTTTACAATCATTGAATATATTGGTGGATTTTTAACTAATAGTATGGCAATTCTATCTGATGCTACCCACGATTTGGGTGATAGTATATCATTGGGAACCTCTTGGTATCTTCAACGGATATCCAATAAAGAAAGTGATGGAAAATACAGCTTCGGATATAAGAGGTTTTCTACATTAGGGGCTTTAATAAGCGGAATCGTATTAACAATTGGGTCAATTATTATTTTGATTAAATCAGTTCCCAGGCTCTTTAACCCAACACATCCTGATGCTCAAGGTATGCTTTGGTTAGCATTATTAGGTGTTGCAATGAATGGCTTTGCAGCATGGAAATTGTATAAGGGAGATTCAATGAATGAAAGTGTTCTATCTTGGCATCTTCTAGAGGATTTACTTGGGTGGGTTGGAGTCCTTATAATCAGTATCGTTCTCATGTTTAAAGATATTCATATTCTAGATCCTATTTTATCCATTGTGATTTCCACTTTTGTATTAATTAATGTTATTCGTAAATTAATGAAAACAATGAAAGTTTTTCTGAATGCGGTACCAGATGGGATTAATCTAGAATCAATACAGAAGAAGATGATGGAGGTAGATAGAGTTAAAAAGGTTTCCCATCTCCACATATGGTCAATTGATGGGGAAGTTAATGCAATGTCAGTTCATCTTTATCTGAGTGAAAATATGTGCAGTAAGGAAAATGAGGAATTAAAGAATCAAATAAGGGATAGTGTATCTGACCTAAAGGTTACACATTCTATAATCGAAACTCATCTATTAAAGTGA
- a CDS encoding copper resistance D family protein, with the protein MNFIIPITELFTYILFSILVGHVALQFIHKDKKPTTKFPKSALLLSTLGIIVFTFGPVLQVILYFADSVGLGLTTFSVITDFQVGNAWIFIGFVSTLLYMTILLEGSKFLQAIWLLLMILAVGYASHVASLNFWYGFISHSIHFLMVTLWVGILIHVGWFSKDKKNWSSFLKWFTPLAYGILIFIFVSGLILMVNVVELKEYVNAWVLPYGQMLLLKHISIIPILIFAFINSILLNKSKSNSGYDPRTWVKAETILLLITFFFTSVLGNLSPPHDVNFTVKSEGAASWVEWILGREIASPLQTEFLASIQGIVLVVMSILFLVLIIISFIKNVKPIVSILFATCFILAMYFGLMMNINF; encoded by the coding sequence ATGAATTTTATTATTCCAATTACTGAATTATTTACGTATATATTATTCTCTATATTAGTGGGACATGTGGCTTTACAATTTATTCATAAAGATAAAAAGCCAACTACTAAATTTCCAAAATCAGCTTTACTCTTATCAACATTAGGAATTATCGTTTTTACATTTGGACCTGTATTACAGGTCATCCTCTACTTCGCAGATAGTGTGGGTTTAGGATTAACAACTTTTTCAGTTATTACGGATTTTCAAGTAGGTAATGCATGGATTTTTATAGGGTTCGTTTCAACGCTACTGTATATGACGATTCTTTTAGAAGGATCAAAGTTTCTTCAAGCAATTTGGTTACTTTTAATGATACTTGCAGTCGGTTATGCAAGTCATGTAGCATCATTAAACTTCTGGTATGGATTTATTTCTCATTCAATCCATTTTCTAATGGTAACGCTCTGGGTAGGAATATTAATTCATGTCGGTTGGTTTTCTAAAGACAAAAAAAATTGGTCCTCCTTTTTAAAATGGTTTACTCCATTAGCATATGGAATACTAATTTTTATCTTTGTTAGTGGATTAATATTGATGGTGAATGTTGTGGAATTAAAAGAATATGTTAATGCTTGGGTACTTCCATATGGGCAAATGCTTTTGTTAAAACATATTAGTATCATTCCTATTCTTATTTTTGCATTTATTAATAGCATCTTACTAAATAAATCAAAAAGTAACTCTGGATATGATCCGAGAACTTGGGTGAAAGCAGAAACAATCCTATTACTAATTACGTTCTTTTTTACTAGTGTATTAGGAAACTTATCACCTCCACACGATGTAAATTTTACTGTGAAATCAGAAGGAGCTGCTTCTTGGGTAGAATGGATACTTGGAAGAGAAATAGCTTCTCCACTCCAAACTGAGTTCTTAGCATCTATTCAAGGAATTGTATTAGTCGTCATGAGTATTTTATTCCTTGTACTAATCATTATTAGTTTTATTAAAAATGTGAAGCCGATTGTTTCTATTCTGTTCGCTACTTGTTTTATTTTAGCTATGTACTTTGGTCTTATGATGAATATAAATTTTTAA
- a CDS encoding copper resistance CopC family protein, whose translation MKNILFLFMSFLLLIPNLTSAHTALSSSNPKEGETISGPLNEITLNFETEIEPISTMSVLKGEEEISFQQVEVTERQMIGTLSASLDNGSYVINWKIVGKDGHTITGEVPFNVQKVVEEEVQEQPTENQETLEKQEESIKEEVDQSENELQETKNKQSNGLSTTLIIAVLGLILIIGFTLVFRKKK comes from the coding sequence ATGAAAAATATACTCTTTCTGTTCATGAGCTTTTTATTATTAATACCAAATTTAACATCAGCACATACAGCTCTTTCATCGTCTAATCCAAAAGAAGGCGAGACCATTTCAGGACCCTTAAACGAAATTACTCTAAACTTTGAGACTGAAATTGAACCTATTAGTACAATGAGTGTATTGAAGGGGGAAGAAGAAATTTCATTTCAACAAGTTGAAGTAACAGAACGCCAAATGATTGGTACATTATCAGCATCATTAGATAATGGATCATACGTAATTAATTGGAAAATCGTAGGTAAAGATGGTCATACAATTACTGGAGAAGTACCATTTAACGTTCAAAAAGTAGTAGAAGAAGAAGTACAAGAACAACCGACTGAGAACCAAGAGACTTTGGAGAAGCAAGAAGAATCCATAAAGGAAGAAGTTGATCAGTCTGAAAATGAATTACAAGAAACAAAGAATAAGCAATCAAATGGACTTTCTACAACACTCATAATTGCAGTTCTTGGATTGATATTAATCATTGGATTTACTTTAGTTTTTAGAAAGAAGAAATAA
- a CDS encoding ArsR/SmtB family transcription factor, producing the protein MNEDDMKSSPDFDLDEETLFIVSQTFKALSDPTRLRILNLLFEGEHSVNEIADKLSLLQSTVSHQLRFLKNVRLVKFRREGTTMFYYHDDEHVIHVLKQTIDHARHI; encoded by the coding sequence ATGAATGAAGATGATATGAAATCCAGTCCAGACTTTGATTTAGATGAAGAAACATTATTTATTGTTTCTCAAACGTTTAAGGCACTCTCTGATCCAACCCGTCTTCGAATCCTTAATTTATTATTTGAGGGAGAACATTCTGTTAATGAAATTGCTGATAAGTTATCATTACTGCAATCAACTGTATCACACCAGCTTCGTTTCTTAAAAAATGTTCGACTTGTTAAATTCAGGAGAGAAGGCACGACTATGTTCTACTATCACGATGATGAGCATGTTATTCATGTCTTAAAACAGACCATAGATCATGCAAGACATATTTAA
- a CDS encoding cation diffusion facilitator family transporter, giving the protein MGHSHSHGHGHHGHHHHTSNKTALKWSFLIITTYMIVEVIGGIMTNSLALLSDAGHMLSDAAALGLSFLAITFGEKGASLSKTFGYKRFEILAAFINGITLLLISLYIFWEAYQRILNPPEVVSMGMLIVSSIGLVVNIVAAFILMKGDKDENLNVRSAFLHVLGDMLGSVGAIVAALLIMFFGWNLADPIASIIVAVLIIISGWRVTKDAFHILMEGVPANINVDKVKDTLLKMEEVNDIHDLHIWSITSDFPTLSCHLVVGPGISHQELLVKAKQILHDQFHLHHTTIQIDVEGYQCSEGDHCN; this is encoded by the coding sequence ATGGGACACTCACATAGTCATGGTCACGGACATCATGGTCATCACCATCATACAAGCAATAAAACAGCTTTAAAATGGTCTTTTCTTATTATCACTACTTATATGATTGTTGAAGTAATTGGTGGGATAATGACAAATAGCTTGGCATTACTTTCCGATGCGGGTCATATGTTAAGTGATGCTGCTGCTCTGGGATTAAGTTTTTTAGCCATAACGTTCGGGGAAAAAGGAGCTTCACTTTCAAAAACTTTTGGGTATAAACGCTTTGAGATACTGGCTGCATTCATTAACGGAATTACACTCCTACTCATATCTCTTTATATATTTTGGGAAGCATATCAACGGATTCTAAATCCTCCAGAAGTTGTGAGTATGGGAATGCTAATCGTCTCTTCCATAGGGTTGGTTGTTAATATTGTGGCAGCTTTTATACTGATGAAGGGTGACAAGGATGAGAATTTAAATGTACGCAGTGCTTTCTTACATGTACTTGGAGACATGCTAGGATCGGTGGGGGCTATTGTAGCTGCGTTACTTATTATGTTTTTTGGATGGAACCTAGCAGATCCAATTGCAAGTATCATTGTAGCTGTACTTATTATCATTAGTGGATGGAGAGTTACAAAGGATGCATTTCATATATTAATGGAAGGTGTACCAGCAAATATTAATGTTGATAAAGTAAAAGATACATTATTGAAGATGGAAGAAGTCAACGATATTCATGATTTACACATTTGGTCAATTACATCTGATTTCCCAACATTAAGTTGTCATTTAGTCGTAGGTCCAGGAATTAGTCATCAAGAGCTCCTTGTAAAAGCCAAACAAATTTTGCATGATCAATTTCACTTGCACCATACAACGATCCAAATAGATGTTGAAGGATATCAATGTTCAGAGGGAGATCATTGTAATTAA
- a CDS encoding nucleoside recognition domain-containing protein has protein sequence MNIKELYIEAQELSTPELRDEIVSNLYKRSHQLCNEGVSYTKTKGDVRTEKLDSIFTSPIWGFPIMLIMLGAVFYLTIAGANIPSSLLAEFFGWIEGYLTTFFQAIQAPDWLHGLLVLGLYRGSTWVISVMLPPMAIFFPTFALLENYGYLPRVAFNMDRLFKHVGAHGKQSLTMAMGFGCNAAAVMSSRIIESPRERMLAILTNNFVPCNGRWGTLIVLASLFMAASFTGGLKSLVTTGVIVGIVMFGIVVTFFVSWVLSKTALKGVPTHYTLELPSYRRPKFFDTVIRASLTKSWTVLVRAVKVAAPAAVLTWIIANIYIGDTSILMHMVGVFDPFGQMLGLDGYIILAFVLGLPANEIVLPILLMGYLSTGSLTEVDSLVDLKQIFVDQGWTWITALNMMLFSLLHYPCGTTLLNIYKETKSKKWTLLAFLIPTVLAILVPFIVFQIAQLLGWV, from the coding sequence ATGAATATTAAAGAGCTATATATAGAGGCTCAAGAATTATCAACACCAGAATTAAGAGATGAAATTGTTTCTAATTTATATAAAAGAAGCCATCAATTGTGTAACGAAGGTGTTTCCTATACAAAAACAAAAGGGGATGTTAGAACAGAAAAATTAGACTCCATTTTTACATCTCCGATTTGGGGTTTCCCAATAATGCTCATCATGTTAGGGGCTGTTTTTTACTTAACCATTGCTGGAGCCAATATACCATCCTCCCTGCTTGCTGAATTTTTTGGGTGGATAGAAGGATATCTAACAACATTTTTTCAGGCTATTCAAGCACCAGATTGGTTACACGGACTTCTCGTTTTAGGATTGTATCGGGGTTCTACATGGGTAATAAGTGTTATGCTTCCACCTATGGCGATTTTTTTTCCAACTTTTGCACTTTTAGAAAATTATGGTTACCTTCCGAGAGTCGCTTTTAATATGGACCGTTTATTTAAACATGTTGGTGCTCATGGTAAGCAATCGTTGACAATGGCTATGGGGTTTGGGTGTAATGCAGCGGCTGTAATGTCTTCTAGAATCATTGAGTCTCCGAGAGAAAGAATGCTTGCGATTCTGACAAATAATTTTGTTCCATGTAATGGAAGATGGGGTACCTTAATTGTATTAGCATCATTATTCATGGCAGCTAGTTTTACTGGAGGACTAAAATCTCTTGTCACGACAGGAGTCATTGTCGGTATTGTTATGTTTGGGATTGTCGTGACATTTTTTGTATCTTGGGTTTTATCAAAAACAGCACTAAAGGGTGTTCCAACGCATTACACTTTAGAATTGCCTTCATATCGTCGACCAAAGTTTTTTGATACTGTGATTCGGGCTTCTTTAACAAAATCATGGACTGTTTTAGTTAGAGCAGTTAAAGTTGCTGCCCCAGCAGCAGTATTAACATGGATCATTGCAAATATTTACATTGGAGATACTAGTATTTTAATGCATATGGTTGGCGTCTTTGATCCATTTGGTCAAATGTTGGGACTTGATGGTTACATTATATTAGCGTTTGTTCTTGGCTTACCTGCTAATGAAATCGTATTACCAATTTTACTAATGGGTTATCTTTCAACTGGTTCATTAACAGAAGTGGATAGTTTGGTGGATTTAAAACAAATTTTTGTTGATCAAGGTTGGACGTGGATAACTGCGTTAAACATGATGTTATTTTCACTACTTCATTATCCATGCGGTACAACATTATTAAATATTTATAAAGAAACAAAGAGTAAAAAATGGACATTACTTGCATTCTTAATTCCAACAGTGTTAGCCATATTAGTTCCATTTATTGTTTTTCAAATAGCACAGTTATTAGGTTGGGTTTAA
- a CDS encoding FeoB small GTPase domain-containing protein, which produces MANSYRIALAGNPNTGKSTLFNALTGLRQHTGNWAGKTVSLAEGTVRHKDKTYKMIDLPGTYSLFSNSTDEEVARNYIVFEKPDVTLVVLDATSLERNFNLALQVLEMTTNVVICINLIDEAEKKGIKINELLLTKRLGVPVIKISARNKTGFPMLLDTLDRIVTRKIECNPVQTSYNEEIEEKISKLESKVRNLVEDQISSRWLALRLLDGDEALLNELNKRMELNGVTNEKRVKEA; this is translated from the coding sequence ATGGCTAATTCATATCGAATTGCTTTGGCTGGAAATCCTAATACTGGAAAGAGTACATTGTTTAATGCCTTAACTGGTCTAAGACAACATACAGGTAACTGGGCTGGTAAAACTGTTTCATTAGCTGAGGGAACAGTAAGACATAAAGATAAGACTTACAAAATGATTGATTTACCTGGAACTTATTCACTCTTTTCAAATTCAACTGATGAGGAAGTAGCTCGTAATTATATTGTATTTGAAAAACCCGATGTAACACTAGTCGTGCTAGATGCTACATCTTTAGAACGTAACTTTAATTTAGCGTTGCAAGTGTTAGAAATGACAACCAATGTGGTGATTTGTATTAACTTGATCGATGAAGCAGAGAAGAAAGGTATTAAAATAAATGAGCTTCTTTTAACAAAGCGACTTGGAGTTCCTGTTATCAAAATATCTGCTCGTAATAAGACTGGTTTCCCAATGCTTTTAGATACTCTTGATCGAATCGTCACTAGAAAAATTGAGTGTAATCCTGTACAGACATCTTATAACGAAGAGATTGAAGAGAAAATAAGTAAATTAGAATCAAAAGTTCGCAATTTAGTAGAAGACCAAATTTCATCTAGATGGTTAGCTCTAAGGTTATTGGACGGAGACGAAGCACTTCTTAATGAGTTAAATAAAAGAATGGAGTTAAATGGTGTAACGAACGAGAAGAGGGTAAAGGAGGCATAA
- a CDS encoding FeoA family protein: MDITKKISLYQGKKGNFIKITSLLLEGVMRRRLLDLGFVPGAIVEVVRKSPLGDPIAFRVSQTTVALRKEESMKIKGELM; the protein is encoded by the coding sequence ATGGATATAACTAAAAAAATCTCATTATATCAAGGGAAAAAAGGAAACTTTATTAAAATCACTTCGTTATTACTGGAAGGTGTTATGAGAAGGCGTTTATTAGATTTAGGGTTTGTCCCAGGGGCTATAGTTGAAGTGGTTAGAAAAAGTCCATTAGGTGATCCGATCGCATTTCGTGTTAGTCAAACAACGGTTGCTTTAAGAAAAGAGGAAAGTATGAAAATTAAAGGAGAGTTGATGTAG
- a CDS encoding replication initiation protein, producing the protein MTVVTQVEQLSFDEDLIEADLKPYYWVNQSNALVNTKQNLSINERRLLYALVSLVQPEDKDLKTYVLQTKDLANLFGISESGFYERIRETVNGLNSKPLTITRAKENNKFVIDDIYWVQRASYDEGQITIKLSDDLAQFLINLKSYTKYQLYNVLKLRSEYSWRIYELLKERERFGKRIMEVKELREMLAIPDDKLNLMKNFRAVVLEKAKKEIAEKTDIRFEYEVHKKVGRSIHSFVFYIYKNQNNINKTIDEESLDYDIQTILNLLITKEIRREKAVELVKNYPPKYIEENLRYVLRMEDKGLANLAGYIVSAIENNYAESTYEKDLDNSLLQLAIGNVDSRLKERTEQDIKDLESLYDYFLEVINKSKVSTKEEIDHIKDEMQTTLFKKMDDIYEYRKGHRLPPLLEDDFEKSKIKGYFKKWLTKHREELPY; encoded by the coding sequence ATGACTGTGGTAACGCAAGTTGAACAACTATCTTTTGATGAAGATCTAATAGAAGCTGATCTAAAGCCATATTACTGGGTCAATCAATCAAACGCCCTTGTTAATACAAAACAAAATCTATCAATAAATGAAAGACGTTTATTATATGCACTAGTTTCATTAGTACAACCAGAAGATAAAGATTTAAAGACTTATGTTTTGCAAACAAAAGATTTAGCCAATCTCTTTGGCATATCGGAATCGGGCTTTTATGAAAGAATAAGAGAAACGGTAAATGGTTTAAACAGTAAACCTCTTACTATAACTCGGGCTAAAGAAAACAATAAGTTTGTGATTGACGATATCTATTGGGTACAACGGGCGAGTTATGATGAAGGTCAAATTACGATTAAACTCTCTGATGATTTAGCTCAATTCCTTATTAACCTTAAATCATATACAAAGTATCAGCTATATAATGTTTTAAAATTAAGGTCAGAATATTCCTGGAGAATTTATGAGCTGCTTAAAGAAAGAGAACGTTTTGGTAAACGGATCATGGAAGTAAAGGAATTGAGAGAGATGCTGGCTATTCCTGATGATAAATTAAACCTAATGAAAAATTTCAGAGCAGTAGTACTTGAAAAAGCGAAGAAGGAAATTGCTGAAAAGACAGATATTCGCTTTGAATATGAGGTACATAAGAAAGTCGGACGCTCCATACATTCATTTGTGTTTTATATCTATAAAAACCAGAATAATATCAATAAAACGATAGATGAAGAGTCTCTAGATTATGATATTCAAACCATTCTTAACCTCCTTATTACTAAGGAAATTAGACGGGAAAAAGCAGTAGAACTAGTTAAGAACTATCCGCCAAAGTACATTGAGGAAAACTTGCGTTATGTCCTTCGTATGGAGGATAAAGGGCTTGCTAATTTAGCTGGTTATATTGTGAGTGCTATAGAAAATAATTATGCAGAATCAACCTATGAAAAAGATCTTGATAACTCTTTGCTGCAGTTAGCCATCGGTAATGTTGATAGTCGATTAAAAGAGAGAACGGAACAGGACATAAAGGATCTAGAAAGCTTGTACGATTACTTTTTAGAAGTTATTAATAAGAGTAAGGTTAGTACCAAAGAAGAAATCGATCATATTAAAGATGAAATGCAAACAACTCTATTCAAAAAGATGGATGATATCTATGAGTATCGAAAAGGACATAGATTACCTCCACTCCTAGAGGACGATTTTGAAAAGAGCAAAATTAAGGGTTACTTCAAAAAATGGTTAACAAAGCATAGGGAAGAACTTCCGTATTAA
- a CDS encoding reverse transcriptase domain-containing protein, translating into MEQWKTLRTYKWYLPYTPLTSNRNSDSDRYLIQQAIAEALNKEFHPLFSKQSYCFRPNNRGHDAVRQAKRYIKVGNRWVVDINLEKFFDKVKNDRLMRILSFRIDDPKVLQLIRRYLQSVVIEKGLFSRNTEILIKGNRSASFIKYRFR; encoded by the coding sequence ATAGAACAATGGAAAACCTTAAGAACTTATAAATGGTACCTACCTTACACACCCCTTACGTCGAATCGAAATTCCGACAGTGATAGATACCTTATCCAACAGGCTATTGCGGAAGCACTCAACAAGGAATTTCATCCCTTATTCTCCAAGCAAAGCTACTGCTTTAGACCGAACAATCGTGGTCATGATGCGGTCCGACAAGCTAAACGTTACATCAAAGTAGGAAATAGGTGGGTAGTGGACATTAATTTAGAGAAATTCTTCGATAAAGTGAAGAATGACCGGCTTATGAGGATACTAAGCTTTCGTATAGATGATCCAAAAGTTCTTCAATTAATACGGAGGTATCTACAGTCAGTTGTAATCGAAAAGGGACTTTTCAGTCGAAACACTGAAATACTAATCAAGGGGAACCGCTCAGCCTCTTTTATTAAATATCGTTTTAGATGA